The genomic DNA GACAGCGGAAGAGCTATTCTGTAGACGGACGGCAAGTCAAACGAGAACGTATTCGCTGTTCGTGttctcacatacacaatctgcagagtaatcctcaccaacataagcatgtgtatgtattgcctttctgttttaaatgactgataaataataataataataaagcttcctcacccagctagctgccatgctaaccagctgttcctgctaacaggtcccacataactatcatcggttattcactgacctacatatcccaaaaagtaagccgttcccttgatcatttaacttaacacacatcaaaaaaatattggttaatttaaagatgacatggcacggaaactagcttcaaaaaggccaaacaactgaattaaatgcGGGTCTGTGGAGCTCCTACCCTGGTTAGCTGACCAGCTAGCTTTGGACTGCTCGCTAGCTGCTGCCCATCGCGTCGAAATATTCACCGGTCAACATATAATCACAGATATGAAGATGGctagatgttacattatgtgtggttaCTACTGATCATAGACACTCCgtgatttactgcatggattaaCGTGTGATGAATGTGAATGACTGCATTTCCCAGAGCTGGGATGCGTTCAGGCATCCATTAGAAAGTTGCATTGGCTCAGCTAGTGAACAACGGTACGTGGGTAGCCACGACCGACCATGTCCTCTAAAAACATAGACTATGTGTTATATAAATCTttacttaaaggagaattccagcCAATTTTTaagttaatcttgatcgctatagctacgagagtactttcgatagaaaaaaccCGACCCaaatcagtgcaggtaacacggagaagctgcagctacatgTACAAGCATCCCCTGAGCTAAAATGGCAGTTGTCGGGgaaagttttagagtgcctttgtgcctcttaatagacacaaaatgcaattaatatgtctgtgccacatgaacagggcccttacgtgtcaacaagatgcattttcaactcagatgttgtttaaattcacctaccctggtccctgtctcgatcctgcctgTAGCTCaattgccctgctagctgatagccgttagctgctagctgccgtcctgtgagtgtattcagacaggcttctgtgataatcatcccaataacaatccacgtagcggcggtggtgtggctatgtcctccagaggacaggtcatgtcacgtcttgaagtgtattcccccctaaaaaaaacagtagtgtggtaggcctgggaacgcctcgggatcccccagtcggagctggttaatgtggctcgggaaagggaagtttggggtcccctgctggagctgctccccccgcgaacTGACAccagataagcggacgaagatggatggatgctaCTAATGTTAAGTTAAGCAGGCCACTTACATTCCCATTGCTCTCTGTCTGGTCAGCAGTGTTGTTACAGAAAGCGTCTGACAGGGCAGCTGTGCTTAATAATGTCATAGGCGTGTTGATCTGTGCTCGGTTAACAgcctgcaaacaaacaaaagctaAACCAACTTCCAATGTCTCATACTCTTACATGCAACAAATAGTTCTTGAAAGCACAATTTCTCTCAGTAAATCCAAATTCTGAGACCATGCTTACCTCCTCTGTCATTCTCTCCCAGTTCAGATTGAAGATGACAATGATGTAGAAGGTGGATTGTAAAATGACACAAACGAGCAATCCCAGCCAAAAACCTGTGGAGAAAAGACAGATTAGTTAAGTGCACAGCAGGCTTCACTCAAAAATTGGAAATGAAAAATTAAAGGTCACTTTGTGCTATAACCTAAAATTCTCAGTTTTGCAACAAACGTTAAAGTAACGCTCAGTGAAAGTCCTATGCAGTAGTATCCAATGAAATTGGCCAGAGCTGGTATCTTCTGTTTGCCCGTGCCCAAGAAGATGCCTGTGCACACACACTAGGATGGAAAGAGACAGATCTCTAATTATTAGCACTCTCACTCCATTGACCACCATGTGCTAACTTCTGGATAGTTATTTGATTTATTCAACATGCTTTTGACATCATAATGCAAATATGTTTGCTGTgctaacaagaaaaaaaatggtgaGACTCACCACAAGAGCATCAAAGAACTGAAGGAAACAGTGAGCATTCATCAAGTGTGAGACTAGACCTATGATCTTCCTGAAATAAGGTTTTTATAATTAACATCTATTTTTCTAGGCCAATCTTTGTATGTAACAATAGCACTTTAACAACCTTAAATCAAGTTACAGGCAAATCAGTCAAATCAAAGATACAGTTAATCAAGACAAATGGGAGTGTTGCTGTAGAGACTCACACATCAGAGGTGAAGATGAAGCCAATCACTGATTTAGTAGCGCCAAGCACAATACCTTCAACAACTGCAATGCTACCTAGAAGAGAGGGGCTGTGAACATTTTGAAGAAATCAAATGCTGATATGTTAATATAAGCTAAAACAACAGAACATATTTATAACTGACCTGCAAGCGCTAATGACATCTTGCTGGTGAGGATCGCCCTGGCAGTGTCTCCTGCACCGACAGCATTACCCACTCGGGCACATGCTGCAGCTTGAATACCAAGAGGGAACTATAGAATCAAGAAAAAGTATTAAAACGAGTTGGCTCCTGAGAGTAAACTGACTCAAGGTGAACAAACACAGAGTTCAATAATGTCTAGGTAAAGTTTTTAAAGTGAGAATGTAATGCTCTGACTTGTAGTTAGTACCATGTATGTTATGAAAGCCACCATCATCACAGCATGTTGGGCTGCCAGCTCATCTTCACTCAGCATTCCTGATCATCAGAGACAAAGAAGAAAGTCATGACTCAAAGTTTGTATTTGGCTTGTGCAAATCAAATGTCTTACCAATATCTAAAATTTGAATTACCTGCAACAAATCCACCAAACTCATAAACCCACCACTCAAAGCACTTCATTAATGTACTGGGAATGGCCAGTTTCATGTAGGAACCCCACTCCTGCAGTGATTCTACAGACCAGcctgcagggggagagagaaactTATTTATGTAGTCTAAAAAAATGGAGGCTGAGCAGAGTGATACATGAGATCATACGGAGCCCCTAAAGGGACAATTGTTGTTCTCCTGTGTGGTGGAATTACCAGAAACACCATGTTGTGGTAGAGTGAGACGAGGGAAAACTTAGACATTATCAGGTCATTCAtaggtcacaggtcaggggaTGAGAATATTTGGCCAGTCTCTAATAATCAAACCTCTTCAGgtataaatgtgtttgtgtctctacaGACTTAGGGAATCTAGGCAGCTGCATGATAAGGGAATGTTTTGTTTGAGGACTGTCCTACTTCCCAGCATACTTcctggagagagagatatgCTGAACTAGGTTTTAGGTAAGCATCTTTTTTTTGGCGCTATCAAGATCTTGACATAACATAAACCTGACAGCTTGGGCGAGAGAATTATGCATCTGGGAAAAGACAGACCTGGGCATCAGGGGCGGGGCTATAAGGGGGGCATGGGGTGAAATGAAATATGATTGCCCCCCTAAatactgtcacttggctgcctgttctgccaaatATCCCTGCCCTTGTCACATGAtcaattaatttttttcatgatgactatccaaaaAAAGTACTGAGCctttagaaaatgtgtatttccTATATTTtcaagcagattttctatgctgtattctgataaaatgtcTCAGTCCCCCGCCCCTTAGTATGGTGACACTGCACAATAACATATCATGGTTCAACTGTACAATGTTGTCGCTTAAATCTCCTCGATCGAGATCAATAAATAATTATGTATAAGACATCAAAGTCTCCCGAACCTTCATATAATAGTTTTTGCTTAACATCCTGCGCACAAGAAACATTCTCGTTAGCACCAGAAAGTAGGACAAAAAATCCCCATGTCCCTTCAGGGGCTCCGTAAGATCATAAGGTCACCACAAATATCGACTAAATATAACTGTTCCTCACCTCCCCATGTCTTTACATGGAGCTTCTTCCACCAAATGTAAGCAAACAGAAAAGTGCAGATGTAAATCTGAGACAGAGTGTTGGCTGCTGCAGATCCGCTGTaagacatgcacacagacatgcacacagacatgttGATATATCATTGTGTGTTATAGTTTCAATCAGATTCAGAAGAGGTGTGAGTACACTTACCTAACACCCAGATCCAGCCAGTAAAGAAAGATGTAGTTCGTCATCACATTTGCTATGTTTGCCATGGCAGCAGTGTACATTTGTGGCAGTATTATACCCTGAGTACACAAACATCAGGTAATGTAATTACCATAACATTTTTATACACTGAAATTGGATGATATAGAATGGGACCAACACAGAGAATTGGTCTTGGTTTTAGGACAATGCAATGCACCTGATTCTGCAGGTAAGACACCTGGAGATGTTGTAGAAACATTGCCTACAGAGAAAGATTATTGTAATTTATTAAGCAACTTAttgagcaaaaaaacaaaatataacagaaaatgtttacgACTCACTGGTACTGCAGGAAGGAAGCCTGTTATATACAGCTGGGCTATTCTGAAATCAAAATTGAGTTCAAAATAAAAAGCCACCCTATAATATTTATGTATGGTGGCCTAAGGCCTTAACTCataactttttattttgcatacaatactaagctattgaAATAATGTttaacatattcatatatatttatatgttttaattttaaaaatacatgtggcacaaTGAATACTTAACTGTATGTAACGAGATGGCTAGCTTACCTatgggccagtaagcctatcatcagtgttgtgtgtgtttttcccccTCACAAATAGCCTGGTTTGTCTTTGCTAATaacatgttggattcatgttaatgtatattttcagacattgtTTTCATCAACTTTCTGAAAAATGATCAGTTGGTGGCCACCCTTCAGTAACTATAAGGACCCCTAGGGTCcctgaccccctgttgaagatctttgCTCTATTAGCCTAGAACCAAACGGCAGAACAGGCTGACAACGTTAATGAGTAACTGCTGAAGTCAAATATCTGGTAAGCTAAATACTCAAAGATTTCTTTAAGGAGTTGGTTAAGTCAAATTAATATTGGGTTTATAATCAGTCTCCGACCTGAAACATACCACTGATGGGATAATACCGTGGCTCTGTGTCTGCTACAATTGTTTGCTTACAAGTTAGCCCTGTAATCAACGTttttaaagggcaactattatatagcattttcaggattacaatatacttgcattttgtgtttgtattagaacatgtttacatgctttaatgtaaaaaggCAGCGcagcaatggttatgtttagggttaaggttagggttagctgcctggaaggtgttgttggaggcttaaaacaccatcgagcatatgagacgctctgtaggggcgcctgtctctttaagcccccctcccaaaaaagcccagtctgctctgattggccagcgtgcTTC from Perca fluviatilis chromosome 2, GENO_Pfluv_1.0, whole genome shotgun sequence includes the following:
- the LOC120547112 gene encoding multidrug and toxin extrusion protein 1-like isoform X2 → MAGYGLASATINITTAATGCGLALACDTLVSQTFGGKNLLRVGVILQRGIIILLLFCLPCWALLINAQAVLLCLGQDPEVARIAQLYITGFLPAVPAMFLQHLQVSYLQNQGIILPQMYTAAMANIANVMTNYIFLYWLDLGVSGSAAANTLSQIYICTFLFAYIWWKKLHVKTWGGWSVESLQEWGSYMKLAIPSTLMKCFEWWVYEFGGFVAGMLSEDELAAQHAVMMVAFITYMFPLGIQAAACARVGNAVGAGDTARAILTSKMSLALAGSIAVVEGIVLGATKSVIGFIFTSDVKIIGLVSHLMNAHCFLQFFDALVCVCTGIFLGTGKQKIPALANFIGYYCIGLSLSVTLTFVAKLRILGFWLGLLVCVILQSTFYIIVIFNLNWERMTEEAVNRAQINTPMTLLSTAALSDAFCNNTADQTESNGNSVEGYESVSAECHYGKMKTQGGHVVQQLKGCRLSTTQLILRRGLTMFAAVALLAVGASVHFLVPLPETLPSEANFTLDWINTTYTPDQIFTTVFNSTYSL
- the LOC120547112 gene encoding multidrug and toxin extrusion protein 1-like isoform X1, giving the protein MEGFSEKLFCCRWVRHRVPLAHREELYHILKMTGPLLLSRILNYLLPFVVTMFCGRLGNEVMAGYGLASATINITTAATGCGLALACDTLVSQTFGGKNLLRVGVILQRGIIILLLFCLPCWALLINAQAVLLCLGQDPEVARIAQLYITGFLPAVPAMFLQHLQVSYLQNQGIILPQMYTAAMANIANVMTNYIFLYWLDLGVSGSAAANTLSQIYICTFLFAYIWWKKLHVKTWGGWSVESLQEWGSYMKLAIPSTLMKCFEWWVYEFGGFVAGMLSEDELAAQHAVMMVAFITYMFPLGIQAAACARVGNAVGAGDTARAILTSKMSLALAGSIAVVEGIVLGATKSVIGFIFTSDVKIIGLVSHLMNAHCFLQFFDALVCVCTGIFLGTGKQKIPALANFIGYYCIGLSLSVTLTFVAKLRILGFWLGLLVCVILQSTFYIIVIFNLNWERMTEEAVNRAQINTPMTLLSTAALSDAFCNNTADQTESNGNSVEGYESVSAECHYGKMKTQGGHVVQQLKGCRLSTTQLILRRGLTMFAAVALLAVGASVHFLVPLPETLPSEANFTLDWINTTYTPDQIFTTVFNSTYSL